A part of Phlebotomus papatasi isolate M1 chromosome 5, Ppap_2.1, whole genome shotgun sequence genomic DNA contains:
- the LOC129808778 gene encoding adapter molecule Crk: MSGSFDVHDRNSWYFGSMTRQEATEVLMGEREGGVFLVRDSNTIIGDFVLCVREDAKVSHYIINRIVQGDKVMFRIGDQSFGDLPELLDFYKLHYLDTTPLRRPAVRRLECVLGKFDFEGSDQEDLPFRKGELLYVINKDEDQWWTARNIQGQIGQIPVPYVQKVDEAQVASERANLSTGQLPPEAHLKKSNLHRRLPAHARVKQPRVPNAYDKTALKLEMGDVIKVTKMNINGQWEGELRGKIGHFPFTHVEFIDSDLNDDRQSD, encoded by the exons ATGTCGGGCTCCTTTGATGTGCACGACCGCAACAGCTGGTACTTTGGCTCTATGACGCGTCAGGAGGCCACAGAAGTGCTAATGGGCGAAAGGGAGGGCGGAGTCTTTCTGGTCAGAGATTCAAATACAATCATTGGGGACTTTGTTCTGTGCGTACGTGAAGATGCCAAAGTCAGTCACTACATCATCAATCGAATTGTCCAGGGAGATAAA GTAATGTTTCGAATTGGTGATCAGTCATTTGGTGATCTCCCAGAACTTCTGGATTTCTACAAGCTTCACTACCTGGACACTACACCATTGAGACGTCCGGCAGTTCGACGATTGGAATGTGTTTTGGGGAAGTTTGATTTTGAAGGAAGTGATCAGGAGGATTTACCTTTTCGAAAAGGTGAATTGCTGTACGTTATTAATAAGGATGAGGATCAATGGTGGACAGCTAGGAATATTCAGGGACAAATTGGACAGATTCCAGTGCCCTATGTGCAGAAAGTTGATGAAGCACAGGTGGCTAGTGAGAGAGCAAATCTCAGTACGGGGCAATTGCCACCGGAAGCCCACCTCAAAAAGTCAAATCTCCAC AGGCGTCTGCCGGCCCATGCACGAGTGAAGCAACCGAGAGTACCGAATGCATACGACAAGACGGCGCTGAAGTTGGAGATGGGAGATGTGATAAAGGTGACAAAAATGAACATAAATGGACAGTGGGAGGGGGAATTGAGGGGAAAAATTGGTCATTTCCCCTTTACTCATGTCGAATTCATCGATTCAGACCTCAATGATGACAGACAGTCTGactaa